The Rattus norvegicus strain BN/NHsdMcwi chromosome 20, GRCr8, whole genome shotgun sequence genomic interval GTATAATGGATGAGGGTGGAGGCAGAAGATGAGGAAAGCCCTGGTTGGCATCTAAAAGAACCCTAGAGACAGTGGTGTGCCTATCTGGTGTGAAGTTGGAAACTTGATACAGAAAACACAGCAACTCAAGGGTAAGCGAACGCTTCTTGAGCCACAGCAGCAGTGCTGAAGCCTCTTTAAATTAAAACTCAAATCTGAGCCTAAAGGAGAACTGATAGGATGGGCTGGATGTGGGTAAggtgcagtggtgtgtgtgtgtgtgtgtgtgtgtgtgtgtgtgtgtgtgtgtgtgtgacccattCTATAGCATTAAGAAATCactcatttttataaattattgtgTCAAAAAATACATTTCCCTGagtactttttatttattctttactgACAATATAGATGAGATGCATAATGGAACAGTATCGGTAGAGGCTGGCTGGCTGAGGCTCATTAGTACGAACAGAAAGATTTGCTGTGGCCTTGACTTTTCTATATGCTTGAAATTTTTtactgaaaaagaaaacctaCATATAGTTCACTTATAGTTTTGAGTCTCTTGAAACTAATTAGAGAAGGGAGGAACCAGAAGCTGAGGCCTGTCTTCAAGAATAGAAAATCCTCCTGAGAACCCAGactcagagagacaaatatggttTGTATTCAGTTATAAGTGGATAGTAGCTGGTAAGTAGATGATAATCACGCTACAATGTAAGGAGTCAGGTTAGATAAACAGGAAGGCTCTAGCACAGAAGCATGGATCTCCCTCGGAgcggaaatagaatagattttgcagGAAGGCTGGGAATTGGTGGGGATAGGAGCaggagggatggggtggggagtagAAGAGAATGCAGGGAGAGACAGCTAGAATTAGGGATCACTTGGGAGATGAAGCAGAAAACCAATGCAGTAGGAATTGCCTGGAATCTATGAGGGCGAGCCTAGTGAGAATCCTAGCAATGGAGGACATGGAATATGGACCGGCCATCTCTTGTAGCCaaccaggcaaggcttccagtaaTGGGACTTGATTGTATCTGGTTGAGTTGTTGGTGGGACATGGGATTTCAGGGTGTCCATAGCCATCCCTAAACAACTCAAGCTCGTTCTAGGACAGCTCTCTCAAAACTGACAGTAGGGCCCCATTGCCAATAACAACATCCATGCAGCTCATTGAACATAGAGTTAGGTCTAGTGCCCACATGGATTTTTAAACCCAACCTTCTAGTCTCTTTGGCAAGAGAAGGTATAGTAGAAAATATTAAAACCCTGGCCCAGGGTTTCTACCCTACCTTTGGTTACTGAGTTTATGGAAAGAAAACACACTCAGCCTTTATATTTCTAATAAGCCTAACGCAGCACaacagctgggcagctgcctaccttCCATGCTGTTAGAACCTACTTTCCTAtagataaccctgagttattactgtTTTCTATGTTTGTCTGGACTGCTCTTAATTCCAACTGGGCAGCCCTGGGGACCATGTTTTTATGGCTCAGCTAACCCACGGCAGCTTTTCCTTTCTCCTATATTGTATAATcctattcttatttttatcttcctcttcttccttctcctcttcctcttggaCCCCAAGCCTATGAAACCTACACCccatctatgtctcttctgcctagCTATTAGTTGTTGACATCTTTATCAACCGCAATTAACTGGGGGCAGGGCCATTCAGCATCTTATGAGGGACTCTCTTCTCTCTGGGGCACCAGTCTTGGGAGgcccaaattagcattagaatacaagcagcattaggccaacctGATATAGAAATCTGGACACCAACTGACTCACAAAACCCTGCACTGTAGAGGGATTTTAATCCATCAACAAAACTACtttggctggaatatagacacacccttagtacacacttttaatcccaaacaatgaagcaAAAGTTAGTTCGTAGATTGAAGCACCCATTTGAATGTGATGTcaaattgagtggcagacaaaatcagagatcagagaatgatttgacagaataggatgcCCAATTCTCACAAGAACAGATAGGAAAAGAGGTGACTTAAGAAAGAGcaatgcacagagagagagggagaggggaggggagaaagagagggggaagagaaggaagaggaagaggaagaggaggaagaggaggaggaggaggaggcaattttaccaggagagttttacaaAGACAGGTTAAGAGAAAGCAAGTTTAGCACATAtgcaggtaaagacagaacaagccagagaatgagaaggaaccagaagattagacCAGATTTGCAGCCAAACTTAGTATGAGGTCAAGCAGagtaattcagtcagaagctgaaagaagccaATTTCAATCAACCATCTTGGAGAGAAGTTTTGATccagaatagctgagttgaatcaaccagctagagttcagaaagaactagaaacgGCGACCTTAATTAGCGGCAAGTCTTAAAGGCTGAAAAAAATTCTAGGCCTacattagattgtatggaggctagaagcttcctaACCTTCCTAGGACTATGTTAGCAGACAAGCAATATGCCTCAGAAACAACAATTACTACAGAAGGATAAAAATTACATTCATATTATACCTACAATCtgttctgcctgcaagatgtgctttGGCAATGATGCTGTAGAACCTgtaggaatggccaaccaatgtttAGTTTAACTTGAGGcgcatgccatgagagggagatTATTCCCTACCCTGCCTGGATGACCAGGAACTGGAAAGTTGATGGCCCAGAGACCTAaggtagaaccaaacatgacagacaaaagaataaatgaatgaatgaaataaaatgattcctaatgatattcttctaTACTCAGACTGATGTCtggtcatcatcagagaggctttctcTAAGCAGCAGATGGACACAgagcagaaacccacagccagacattatgtagAGAGTCTAGATTGGAGATCTTCATCAGGTCCCtcctctcagagaaggggaggaaagattgGAAGAGTCAGAGgcttgagtttagggatggtgattccccagaagttattttgttgttgaggatagtttttcgctatcctgggttttccattattccaaatgaatttgcaaattgctctttctcagtGAAGAATTGAATCTATAAAAATGtgcatataataataaaatagtgctttctgtttttattgttgagataaaatgccatgaccaaaaacaatgtGGGTTAATCTCATTAACACTTACATATCGCAGATCAAAGGAAGTCAGACAGGAGTCCAAATAGGAGTGGTTCCTGAAATAGAGAATATGAAGGAATGTTGCTTACTAGCttgttgcttatttatttatttactttatatccagaTCGAAGCTTCCCTTCCCACCTCACTTGACACTCCCTCTCTCAACTCCCCTCTCTCTATGCCTTTTTCCTCAGAGAACAGGAAGTCTTCCAAGAATATCAACCCACCTTGGTATAACATGTAGGACTAGGTATGTTTTCTACTGAGCCTAGACAAAGGAGCCCAGTTAGGAGAAGGGAGTCCAaatgcaggcaacagagtcagagacagcctctgttCCAACTGTTAGGGgccctacatgaagaccaagctacacatctgttgtatgtgtgtaaggggcctaggtccatcccatgcaTGTTCTCTGGCTGGTTGTTGACACTTAGTGAGCCCCTattggcccaggttagttgattccaTCACACCAAGTCTCTGCAAagctaggcatatcctctcccacaaAGGCCAGAGAAGGGAGCCCAGGTCAGGAGAACATATTCCACAAACatgcaacagctttagggatagccccagctctagttgttgggggacccccatgaagaccaagctacatatctactacatatgtgtaggggtcTAGGTTCAGCCTGTGAATGGTctttagttggtggctcagtctctgagagaccccaagagtccaggttagttgactcctttggtcttcctgtggagttccgaTCTCTTTCAGGGCCCTcagtccttctcccaactcttccataggagtccCCAAGCTCTGGCCACTGGTCAGCTtgggcctctgcatctgttttagtcagacACTGAGTGGAGTCTCTTGGAGGACAGTTATGATAGGAAAGCATGACAgaacatcattaatagtgttagggactGGTGCTCGCCCAtaagatgggtctcaagttgggtcagttattggttggcaattccctcagtctctgctccattctcatCCCTGAATTTCTTGTAAACAGGTTAAATTTGGAAtttaaaagttttgtgggtgggttggtgtccctattgtTCTATAGGGGTTCCTACCTGACTACAGGGGTTGGccccttcaggttccatatccctacTGCTGTCTTAGCTAAGGTCACACCCTACCCCATTGAttctcaggaaaaacaaaacaaaacaatgcgcccgaacgcacgcacacacacacacacacacacacacacacacacacacacacacataccacacaaacatcaaaataacagggattaaaatcactggtcattaatatctctcaacatcaagggACTCAATTCCAATAAAATGAAAAGGCTAATAGAATAgatgcaaaaacaggatccaACATTCTgttacatacaagaaacacacctcagccataaagatagacattacctcagagtaaaggcctGAACAAAACCTTTCTAAACAAACAGacacaagaagcaagctggaatagacattctaagatataataaaatagactttaaaccaaaaTTACTAAAAGGagattaggaaggacacttcatacccatcaaaggaaaaaaaatctaagatgacatctcagttctgaacatctataccccaaacacaagggcacccatatttgtaaaagaaacatgcaAAACTCATATCAAACCCCACACATtaagagtgggagacttcaacactccacactcaccaatcaaccaatcaacaggtcatccagacaagaattaaacagagaaacaatgaaactaaccaatattatgaaacaaatggaaatAACAGACATCTACAAACgcttcacccaaacacaaaggaatatgccttcttctcaatACCTaatggatccttctccaaaattcaccatatagtcagtcacaaagcaagtctcaacagatacaagaaaattaaaataatgccctgtatcctatcagatcaccatagattAAAGCTGGCTTTCAATAACAATAGAAACACCAGAGAACCTACACTCTCaagaaaactgaacaactctctattaAATGATCTCTGTGGCagggaagaataaagaaagaaatgaaagactttatagaattcaatgaaaacaaaagatacaacatacccaaatttacaggacccaatgaaagcaatgctaagagtaatgttcatagcactaagtgcctccataaagaaagtTCTCATATTAGCAATTTAAAAgaacacctgaaagttctagaaaaaaagaagcaagtgcaacaaagaggagtagaaggcaggaaataatcaaaatcaggctGAAATTAGccaattagaaagaaagaaaatgatacaaAGAGTCAacgaaaccaagagctggttctttgagcaaatcaacaaaataaataaacctttacatatatatatatatatatatatatatatatatatatatatatatatatatatttactttacatcccaatcaaaGCTTCCcttcttgtcttagttagggttttactgctgtgaacagacaccacgaccaagacaATTCtaataaggacaacattttatttgggctggctttcaggttcagagattcagtccagtatcatcaaggtgggagtatgGCAGCTTCCAAGCAGATATGAttcaggaggagctaagagttctgcatcttcatctgaaggctgctagcagaatactggctttcaggcagcctGGCTGAGGGTCCTAAAGCTCATGCCCACAGcgatacacctactccaataaggccacacctagtccaacagggccacaccttctaatagtgccactccccggaCTAAGCATCTACAAACCataacattccactccctgacccctataggcttgttcaaacatatgagactACCTAAACATAGGATagtaaaaatacatttagtccaacttccaaagcccCCATAAAAGTCCAAAGTTTTGAGATCCATCCAATAACTTAActataatccccaaagcaagacaagaaaccagctgggcaaactccaaactctgtacctccatgtctgatgtcaaggcagttttcagatcttcaactcctttgtCATCTCTGTTAACTTCAACAAACTTCTGTCTCCTGGGCTATtgccactccctgttagcagctttcctcagcagatatctcacagctctggcatcttaaatatcttggggtctccaagacaACTTCAAAGTTACAACTTGTTTCAATAGCTGGAATTCTCACATGATGTTCTGGGCTCATCCAAAGGGCTCATCACcactccagctctgccctctgtagcgctCTAAGCTCAGGTTTATCCACTCCACTGttcctgctgttcttggtgatcagcccatggtactggcatctccaatacactggggtcttctgctgcaaccagGCTTCACCACTAGCCTCtccataggctctcttcatggtgtcaagccttaaatcctttgcatgacccctttagTTCTGGGCCATCAACTACACCTGAGGCTGCACcctcaccaatggccttccacggcctctcacagtgccaagcctcagctgcccTTCATGttgccttcatgccttcaaaaccagtaccacctgggtgactcttgtGTATTACCAAGTATAGCTGTAGCAAGAAGTACATCCTCagccatctctggaacacagcatctttgtgctctcagaaaacacttcccagaaaatttcacctcagtgatgccaGTCTCAAGCACCGCTAATTTCTCAGCTCCCACAAACTAGCAACAactgtcccagtagtcccttctattctagATTCTAAAGCTAGAGTCACATGGCCAAAGATGCTGATCtatgctgcttgcaggagctggaacatgacccccttgttttattacattatcactaattttctgttttccttcactacctaagcttggctgtcctggatcttgctctgtagattgaccttgaactcagccCTCTACATGGCTGTCTctcctggggttaaaggtgtgtaccaccgaGCATACAGCTACATTTAGCTGGGTAgcatcttgccccaaggtcaccactcccttaattcaatttaatatcattgaacacaggatttagcttcATTTCCCTTGCTGGTGTCCCATTAATACTCGAaccatatgttttatatttttcctttctagacTTCTATGCTTGctcaaaatgttcttcatgagcCTTAACcggagaacaaagtctctgctgggctttttgaaacttcctttgtcaatgcaatcgtgtcttagttatggttttactgcaGGGAACAGACAAGACCAATCAGCCTGTGTGTGCCCTCACCAACAATGAACTGAACATTATTGCATCAATCACTAATGTTTTaaatgccctacaggtttgtctacagcctgatcttatggaggcgtctcaactgaggctccctttaTCTCTTAGATGACTCCAATTGGTACTAAGTTTACATAAAAAACTAGTAAGCACAGACACTCCATCTCCATAAAATATTgacagtattttatttatttatttatttatttatttatttatttatttatttattttatgtacagcattctgcctgcatatgtgactgcaggccagaagagggcaccagatctcattacagatggttgtcagccaccgtgtggttgctgggaattgaactcatgacctctggaagagcagtcagtgctcttaaccgctgagccatctctccagcccaacaataTTTCTTTATGTAAAAAAATATACAGTACATGCTATTTGCCTACAATATAGTTATCCCCAGAGTGATCTCAGGAGTTCCCCAGAAGTCTACCAACTCTTAGTGCAATGTCTTTACCTTGGTCCTCCAGTCTCTGGTAACTTGACCTTCTGAAAACTAGTAATTGATGAATTACCCAAAGGCAGATGTTCAAATGGGGCACCACTTTTCACTTCCACTGGCAACAAAGTGGAACAAAGGAGTGGGCTCCAAGAAGCACAGAGAATGGTGCTAGTAGGTGAGGTCATTACTTTCCTCATCACAAACATGGTTTCTTCAGTAGTCCGGGCTTTGCAAATCCTTACCTGGCAAAGGCCAGGGCTTCCATGGTGTCTTTCTGAGATAAAATTAACTCTGATTCCTCTTGTCTTCTTGCCAAACAACTGGAACTCATGTTCACAGAGTAAATAGATGTTCCTCCTCCTGACTGGCTTCTTGCAAATACGTAGAGCccattcctcccctttctccacatcaaCTTCCCAGTGGCAGACTGAAAAGAATTGGGAGCAGTCCACCACACCAGCTGAGGGAATGAATCTTCTGGGATCTTCCACCAAATTATGACCAGGCTTCTCACAGCAGACAGGCCTTAAATCATTAGAAGGCTCTAGGGAGGGCTCAGGAGTCTTAGCTGCCAGAGCTCTATCCTCTGAGACCAATCCCAGGAGTCCAGTGATCTTCACTATATGTTGCTTCAGTAAGGGGCCATGCTGTTTTAGAAGGATGACCAGCTGTTTCATGACTCCATCAAACTTGATAGGACTCTTGTGTTCTTCTCGACACAAGGGACAGTTCATTATCAAGTCTTCTGTGTTTGTGAACCATTTTTTACTGCACTCCAAGCAAAATACATGGGAGCAGGAGAGATAAACAGGATCAGAGTAAAGGTCCAGGCAAACTGGACAGATTGCCTCCGTTTCCAAGTGGGTTCTCGGAGTCCTCCTTCGAGGTGAAACAACCATTCTTCAGTTTCTGGAAGGAACTGGTAGTCGTCCTTTGACACCTGAGATGTAAATAAATCCAATACAAATATTTACCTACATAGTTCCAGGTGATACTAGACCA includes:
- the Rfpl4b gene encoding ret finger protein-like 4B, translating into MVVSPRRRTPRTHLETEAICPVCLDLYSDPVYLSCSHVFCLECSKKWFTNTEDLIMNCPLCREEHKSPIKFDGVMKQLVILLKQHGPLLKQHIVKITGLLGLVSEDRALAAKTPEPSLEPSNDLRPVCCEKPGHNLVEDPRRFIPSAGVVDCSQFFSVCHWEVDVEKGEEWALRICKKPVRRRNIYLLCEHEFQLFGKKTRGIRVNFISERHHGSPGLCQVRICKARTTEETMFVMRKVMTSPTSTILCASWSPLLCSTLLPVEVKSGAPFEHLPLGNSSITSFQKVKLPETGGPR